One Myotis daubentonii chromosome 3, mMyoDau2.1, whole genome shotgun sequence genomic window carries:
- the FBXO40 gene encoding F-box only protein 40, whose translation MGKARRPPPGQHRHCERCFNRHCHIPVEPNVSCMMINCHLSCGATFHMCKEAEHELLCPLEQVPCLNSEYGCPLSMSRHKLAKHLQVCPASVVCCSMEWNRWPNVDSETPLHKNIMKETPSEECLDTALALQDQKVLFRSLKMVELFPETREPTEEEPTMNGEASWEEMGGAVGGVNAGLVPHSSQSATIEEMAELSQEELQVLAKTKEGMDLEKFSKWENIFSKEHAASALTNSSASCENKSSNGPGKEQISITNNMIGEASAEERESQENQGQQDYHAAMETTGLAPWQDGVLERLKSAVDAKDYNMYLVHNGRMLIHFGQMPACTPKEKDFVYGNLEAQEVKTVYTFKVPVSYCGKRARVGDAMLSCKPSEHKAVDTSDLGITVEDLPKSDLIKTTLLCALERELKGHVISESRSIDGLFMDFATQTYNFEQEQFSSGTVLADLLTTANPEGLHVELHSECVTRRHNKSSSAFTFTCNKFFRRDEFPLHFKNVHTDIQSCLDGWFQHRCPLAYLGCTFIQNHFRPPGQKAKLIYSQELKTFAIKPEVASELNEGRKSNHLSGPRGKGQNTLTSLPLEILQYIAGFLDSISLSQLSQVSVLMRNICATLLQERGMVLLQWKKKKYSHGGTSWRVHKEIWQFSSLFSKINSWEFNEVTSMSEHLKTCPFNVVEHKTDPILLTSMCQPQEQARESLVTTFRARPQGRQTN comes from the exons ATG GGCAAGGCACGCAGGCCTCCACCGGGACAGCACAGGCATTGTGAGAGATGCTTCAACCGTCACTGCCACATTCCCGTGGAGCCCAATGTCTCCTGCATGATGATAAACTGCCACCTGTCCTGTGGTGCCACCTTCCACATGTGCAAAGAGGCAGAGCATGAGCTCCTCTGCCCTTTAGAGCAGGTGCCATGCCTCAACTCTGAATATGGCTGCCCCCTTTCCATGTCCCGCCACAAGCTGGCCAAGCACTTGCAGGTGTGTCCCGCCAGCGTGGTCTGCTGCTCCATGGAGTGGAACCGCTGGCCAAATGTGGACTCCGAAACACCCCTTCATAAGAACATCATGAAAGAGACCCCCAGTGAGGAGTGTTTGGACACAGCCCTGGCCCTCCAGGACCAGAAGGTCCTTTTCAGATCTTTGAAAATGGTAGAACTTTTCCCAGAAACTAGAGAGCCCACGGAGGAGGAACCTACTATGAATGGTGAAGCCAGCTGGGAAGAAATGGGAGGAGCGGTGGGTGGAGTAAATGCTGGTTTAGTGCCACATAGCTCCCAGTCGGCCACTATAGAAGAGATGGCAGAACTGAGTCAAGAAGAACTCCAGGTGTTGGCCAAAACCAAAGaagggatggacctggaaaagTTTAGCAAGTGGGAAAATATTTTCAGCAAAGAGCATGCAGCCTCTGCTTTAACAAACTCATCAGCGAGCTGTGAGAACAAGAGCAGTAATGGCCCAGGGAAAGAACAGATTTCCATCACCAATAACATGATAGGAGAGGCCAGTGCCGAAGAGAGAGAATCACAAGAGAACCAGGGACAGCAGGACTATCATGCAGCTATGGAAACAACAGGGCTTGCCCCTTGGCAGGATGGTGTTCTGGAGAGACTGAAATCGGCTGTGGATGCAAAGGACTATAATATGTATCTGGTGCACAATGGGAGGATGCTTATCCACTTCGGTCAGATGCCTGCTTGTACACCTAAGGAGAAAGACTTTGTTTATGGCAACCTAGAGGCTCAGGAAGTGAAGACTGTATATACCTTCAAAGTTCCTGTGAGCTACTGTGGGAAGCGGGCTCGTGTGGGAGATGCCATGTTGAGTTGTAAGCCAAGTGAACACAAGGCAGTAGACACTTCAGACTTAGGGATCACTGTGGAGGACCTGCCCAAATCAGATCTCATCAAGACCACCCTCCTGTGTGCTTTGGAAAGAGAACTCAAAGGTCACGTCATCTCTGAATCCAGGAGCATTGATGGGCTATTCATGGATTTTGCTACCCAGACATACAATTTTGAGCAAGAACAGTTTTCTTCTGGAACAGTGCTGGCTGACCTCCTAACCACTGCCAACCCAGAGGGGCTCCATGTGGAACTCCACAGTGAGTGTGTGACCAGGAGACACAACAAGAGCAGCTCTGCCTTCACTTTCACCTGCAACAAATTCTTCAGGAGGGATGAATTCCCCCTGCATTTCAAGAATGTCCACACAGACATTCAGTCATGTCTCGATGGCTGGTTTCAGCATCGGTGCCCCCTTGCCTACTTGGGATGTACATTTATTCAAAACCATTTCCGTCCCCCAGGGCAAAAGGCAAAATTGATCTATAGTCAAGAGCTCAAGACCTTTGCCATCAAGCCGGAGGTTGCTTCAGAGCTGAATGAGGGAAGGAAGAGCAACCATCTCTCAGGCCCTAGAGGAAAAGGCCAAAATACTCTAACCAGCCTGCCCTTGGAGATTTTGCAGTACATTGCTGGGTTCTTGGACAGCATCAGCCTGTCCCAGCTCTCCCAGgtgtctgtgctgatgaggaatATCTGTGCCACTTTGTTACAAGAGAGAGGGATGGTCCTCCTGCAATGGAAGAAGAAGAAGTATTCCCATGGAGGCACCTCCTGGAGAGTCCACAAAGAG ATCTGGCAATTCAGCAGCCTCTTCTCTAAGATCAACAGCTGGGAATTTAATGAAGTCACCTCCATGTCCGAGCACCTGAAGACATGTCCTTTCAATGTTGTAGAGCACAAGACTGACCCAATTCTTTTGACCAGCATGTGtcagccccaggagcaggcccgAGAGAGCTTGGTCACCACCTTTAGAGCCAGACCACAAGGAAGACAAACCAACTAA